Proteins encoded within one genomic window of Bacteroidia bacterium:
- the truA gene encoding tRNA pseudouridine(38-40) synthase TruA — protein MRYFLQIAFDGQPFCGWQLQANGNTVQAEVDKALSIILRKDIYCLGCGRTDSGVHAKQFFLHFDTENLIEDIPLFIRKFNGVTPREIAAYKLFRVKDNANARFDAISRTYEYKISLQKDPFEIGKSYFIWHQPDLSRMQDAAKLLVGKMDFKAFSRVNDLKHHICDLTEARFEENQNTIIFTISANRFLRNMVRAIVGTLLDIGYGRMEPDTIVSILESKDRRKAGQSVPSDGLYLTKVVYPENIFINHNE, from the coding sequence ATGAGATACTTTCTCCAAATTGCATTTGACGGGCAACCTTTTTGTGGCTGGCAACTACAAGCCAATGGCAATACTGTGCAAGCAGAAGTAGATAAAGCGTTAAGCATTATTCTCAGAAAAGATATTTATTGTTTGGGATGCGGCAGGACTGATTCTGGAGTACATGCAAAGCAGTTTTTTTTGCATTTTGATACTGAAAATCTCATTGAGGACATTCCCTTGTTTATTAGAAAATTTAATGGTGTTACACCTCGCGAGATTGCCGCTTATAAACTCTTTCGTGTAAAAGATAATGCAAATGCTCGTTTTGATGCTATTTCCAGAACTTATGAATACAAAATAAGTTTACAAAAAGACCCTTTTGAAATAGGCAAGTCATATTTCATTTGGCATCAACCGGATTTGTCACGCATGCAGGATGCTGCTAAATTATTGGTGGGCAAGATGGATTTTAAAGCTTTTAGCAGGGTAAATGATTTAAAACACCATATATGCGACCTTACTGAAGCGCGTTTTGAAGAAAATCAAAACACAATCATCTTTACTATCAGCGCAAACCGCTTTCTTCGCAATATGGTGAGAGCCATTGTGGGTACATTATTAGATATTGGATATGGGAGAATGGAACCGGATACGATAGTAAGTATATTAGAAAGTAAAGACAGGAGAAAAGCCGGTCAAAGTGTGCCTTCTGATGGTTTGTATTTGACTAAGGTTGTGTACCCTGAAAATATTTTTATCAATCATAATGAGTAA
- a CDS encoding ABC transporter ATP-binding protein/permease, translated as MSKEGKNKRMFDGMLLWRIIKLASPYKKQFWLAIISTILVAVTAPLRPYLIQLALEDYVAQADKIGLLWITIITIALLVIQTLLQFWNSYITGWIGQSVINDMRNKVFAKINLMKQKFFDKTPVGELVTRCVNDIETIADLFAAGIITITGDILQLIAITGFMFYIDWKLTLITLSVLPLLLYASHIFRIKVKESFQDVRVAVAKINSFVQERITGMQVVQLYNREDIEYEKFKEINMGHYEANQRSVLYYSVFFPVIEIITAISLALLVWWGTKEMLGVGVATFGKLTAFILYINMFFRPVRMLADRFNNVQMGMVAASRVFKLIDNKENLEDSEGSYVAEPIGNIVFDKVWFAYNDENYVIKDLSFTLNEGKTLAIVGETGSGKSSIINLLMKFYPYNKGQITIDGVSLTEWNALFLRKRIAIVMQDVFLFSGSILENITLNMPEISREQVIETSKLLGANTFIEKLPGAYDYKVMERGNTLSMGQRQLISFVRAMVVNPKILVLDEATSSVDSETEDVIQKAIEKMMFNRTSIVIAHRLSTIEKADNIIVMSHGEIVESGTHKELVKQRGRYYQLQKSGTQEILTE; from the coding sequence ATGAGTAAAGAAGGTAAGAATAAAAGGATGTTTGATGGAATGCTCCTATGGAGGATTATTAAGCTTGCATCTCCATATAAAAAGCAATTCTGGCTTGCAATCATCAGTACTATTTTGGTTGCTGTAACTGCTCCTTTGCGTCCATACCTTATCCAACTTGCCTTAGAAGATTATGTAGCACAAGCCGATAAAATAGGACTTCTTTGGATTACTATCATAACCATAGCTCTACTTGTCATTCAGACTTTATTACAGTTTTGGAATAGCTATATAACGGGGTGGATTGGTCAAAGTGTAATTAATGACATGCGGAACAAGGTTTTTGCTAAAATAAATTTAATGAAGCAAAAGTTTTTTGACAAGACTCCCGTTGGCGAACTTGTTACCCGATGTGTCAATGATATAGAAACGATTGCAGATCTCTTTGCCGCAGGTATTATTACAATTACAGGCGACATTTTGCAACTGATTGCAATCACAGGGTTTATGTTTTACATAGATTGGAAACTAACCCTCATAACTTTGTCGGTTTTGCCTCTCTTACTCTACGCTTCTCATATTTTCAGAATTAAAGTGAAAGAATCTTTCCAAGATGTAAGAGTAGCGGTAGCAAAAATTAATTCGTTTGTGCAAGAACGAATAACGGGAATGCAAGTAGTTCAGTTGTATAATCGTGAAGATATTGAATATGAAAAATTCAAAGAAATCAATATGGGACACTATGAAGCAAATCAGCGTTCTGTACTTTATTATTCAGTATTTTTCCCTGTAATTGAAATTATTACCGCCATTTCATTGGCTTTATTGGTTTGGTGGGGAACAAAGGAAATGTTAGGTGTAGGAGTTGCAACATTTGGAAAATTGACTGCATTCATTCTCTATATCAATATGTTTTTTCGTCCTGTGAGAATGTTAGCAGACCGCTTTAACAATGTACAGATGGGAATGGTTGCAGCGTCCAGAGTATTTAAGTTAATTGACAATAAAGAAAATTTGGAAGATTCGGAAGGTAGTTACGTTGCTGAACCTATTGGCAATATTGTCTTTGATAAGGTTTGGTTTGCTTATAATGACGAAAATTATGTAATCAAAGATTTATCTTTTACTCTGAATGAAGGAAAAACGTTGGCAATTGTTGGCGAGACAGGTTCGGGTAAAAGTTCCATAATCAACTTGTTGATGAAATTTTATCCCTACAACAAAGGACAAATTACAATAGATGGAGTGTCACTGACAGAATGGAATGCGCTCTTCTTACGGAAAAGAATTGCAATTGTAATGCAGGATGTTTTCTTGTTTTCAGGGTCTATATTAGAGAATATCACTTTGAATATGCCGGAAATAAGCAGAGAACAAGTGATTGAAACTTCCAAATTATTGGGAGCAAATACCTTTATTGAGAAATTACCGGGCGCTTATGATTACAAAGTCATGGAACGTGGCAACACCTTGTCTATGGGGCAAAGACAATTAATATCTTTTGTACGTGCAATGGTTGTAAACCCTAAAATATTAGTACTTGATGAAGCAACTTCCTCTGTTGACTCGGAAACTGAAGATGTAATTCAGAAGGCAATTGAAAAAATGATGTTCAATAGAACTTCTATTGTTATTGCACACAGGCTTTCAACTATTGAAAAAGCAGACAATATTATTGTAATGAGTCATGGTGAAATTGTGGAATCAGGCACTCATAAAGAGTTAGTGAAACAACGTGGCAGATATTATCAATTACAAAAGTCCGGAACACAAGAAATCCTCACAGAATAA
- the rho gene encoding transcription termination factor Rho produces MSEIDILKEKKISELREIAIALGVENATGLKKNELIDAIGSKKSETELKPEPEPAKIEAASNQRNGHEHKHERKRRPINHNTEQSHNKVLEQGKKVHSTENTNQAIEKKIEENVDVNTAINSEIKAESQVEDKENNETKIIDRQRSEQSERDKQRQERINQIMELEGLVTSIGVLEVIQEGYGFLRSADYNYMSSPDDVYVSPQQIRSYGLKTGDTVVGTIRLPKDNEKYFGLVQIQKVNGKTPAEIRDRISFEHLTPLFPNSKINLVDNPRNFSNRIIDLVSPIGKGQRGLIVAQPKTGKTNLLQGIANAIAANHPEIYMIILLVDERPEEVTEMARNVKAEVVASTFDEPAEKHVKLANIVLEKSKRLVECGHDVVILLDSITRLARAYNTVQPASGKILSGGVDANALQKPKRFFGAARNIENGGSLTIIATALIDTGSKMDEVIFEEFKGTGNMELQLDRKLSNKRIYPAIDIVSSSTRREDLLYDKNTLQKMWVLRNHLADMTSEEAMTTMLRYMETTLDNKEFLISMNG; encoded by the coding sequence ATGTCTGAGATTGATATTTTAAAGGAAAAGAAAATTTCCGAATTGCGTGAAATTGCTATTGCATTGGGTGTTGAAAATGCAACCGGGTTAAAAAAGAATGAGCTAATTGATGCCATTGGCAGTAAAAAATCCGAAACGGAACTAAAACCAGAGCCGGAACCTGCTAAAATAGAAGCTGCATCCAATCAAAGGAACGGTCATGAACACAAACATGAACGCAAGCGCAGACCTATCAACCATAATACTGAGCAATCTCATAATAAAGTTTTAGAACAAGGCAAGAAGGTGCACTCAACTGAAAACACAAATCAAGCTATTGAAAAAAAAATAGAAGAAAATGTTGATGTTAACACAGCGATAAATAGTGAAATTAAAGCTGAATCGCAAGTAGAAGATAAGGAAAACAACGAAACCAAAATTATAGATAGACAGAGATCAGAACAATCTGAAAGAGATAAACAAAGACAAGAGAGAATTAATCAAATCATGGAATTAGAAGGTTTGGTTACTTCGATTGGTGTGCTGGAAGTGATCCAAGAAGGGTATGGATTCTTGCGTTCTGCTGACTATAACTACATGTCATCACCGGATGATGTTTATGTATCTCCTCAACAAATTCGCTCTTATGGACTTAAAACAGGCGACACAGTCGTTGGTACTATTAGGTTGCCAAAGGATAATGAAAAATATTTCGGCTTAGTCCAGATTCAAAAAGTAAATGGTAAAACGCCTGCTGAAATCAGGGATAGAATATCATTTGAACATTTAACTCCGCTTTTTCCAAATAGTAAGATAAACCTTGTTGACAACCCTCGCAATTTTAGTAATAGAATTATTGATTTAGTTTCTCCTATTGGTAAGGGACAACGTGGACTAATTGTGGCACAACCCAAAACAGGTAAAACCAACTTATTACAAGGCATTGCTAATGCAATTGCAGCAAATCATCCTGAAATATATATGATTATTCTGCTGGTTGACGAAAGACCTGAAGAGGTTACAGAAATGGCTCGAAATGTTAAAGCTGAGGTTGTTGCATCTACATTTGACGAACCTGCTGAAAAACATGTAAAACTTGCGAATATTGTGCTTGAAAAATCAAAAAGGTTGGTCGAGTGTGGTCATGATGTGGTAATATTACTTGACTCAATCACCAGACTTGCCAGAGCTTATAATACTGTACAGCCGGCATCAGGTAAAATTTTGTCTGGAGGGGTAGATGCAAATGCATTACAAAAACCAAAAAGATTCTTCGGTGCAGCTAGAAACATAGAAAATGGCGGTTCGCTTACTATTATTGCTACTGCATTAATTGATACCGGTTCTAAAATGGATGAAGTGATTTTTGAAGAGTTTAAAGGAACCGGGAATATGGAACTTCAACTTGATAGAAAACTTTCTAACAAAAGAATTTATCCTGCTATTGATATTGTATCCTCAAGTACTCGGAGAGAAGATTTGTTGTATGACAAAAATACACTGCAAAAAATGTGGGTTCTTAGAAATCATCTTGCGGATATGACATCTGAGGAAGCTATGACTACCATGCTTAGGTACATGGAAACCACGCTTGACAATAAAGAGTTCCTGATTAGTATGAATGGTTAG
- the rbfA gene encoding 30S ribosome-binding factor RbfA, with protein sequence MAGVRIEKFEKQMQRDLGEIFQQNSCTWFGGAFITVSQVKSSPDLGYIKCYISILNEKEPAKLLMLVEEKSKEIRMELAHRNKHLRKTPEISFMEDTSLDYVNKMEALFASIKNNKK encoded by the coding sequence ATGGCAGGAGTAAGAATTGAGAAGTTTGAAAAGCAAATGCAACGTGATTTAGGTGAGATTTTTCAACAAAATAGTTGCACTTGGTTTGGAGGTGCATTCATAACAGTTTCACAAGTAAAAAGTAGTCCTGATTTAGGCTATATTAAATGTTATATCAGTATTTTGAACGAGAAAGAACCTGCGAAGTTGTTGATGCTTGTGGAAGAGAAATCAAAAGAAATAAGAATGGAACTTGCTCACCGTAATAAACATTTACGTAAAACTCCAGAGATTTCTTTTATGGAAGACACATCGTTAGATTATGTAAATAAAATGGAAGCTCTTTTTGCTTCAATTAAAAACAACAAGAAATAA